Genomic DNA from Salvia miltiorrhiza cultivar Shanhuang (shh) chromosome 1, IMPLAD_Smil_shh, whole genome shotgun sequence:
GTTAATTAATTAGCTAGTCCGAAGATCCAGATGGATCCCTAGAGTGATTCACCCTCCAAAACCAATGAGAGTAACTCTTCCTTTAAGTAGAGTTCTCTTTGGCACTCCCCAAAAGAAATCTAGCATCATTTTTCAGTACAAGGCAAGATCTCAAATATACAAAATGTAACCTCATCATTGGCCTATGCTCCTCCACATATATATACTTCTCCAACCAAacaacacacatatatatatcatcatcatcatcatcatctcccCCACCCACCATTCTTGTTTGCTTTTATGAATTACACAAATCACAAACCATCAACACATACACCTAAAATGCAGGGAGGCACATCAGGCCATGTATCACTAGGGTTTGCATTCTTGATCATAGGAATGTGGCACCTCTTCAACTCCATCAAGCACCACTCTCTCCACCCAAAAACCTTCATTTCCCTCCCATGGTTCCCTGTCCCAAGATTCAAATACCTAGAGCCCATCACCATCATCTTGGTCACATCTGTCTTCATAATCTCGGAGCTTTTCGCCGGCGGCGGGCGCCCCGCCACAGCACCCAATAACCTCCGCCACCTGGAGCACTCCATCATCGCTATCTCCTTCTCCCTCTACGCCGTCTTTGCCGTCCTCTTCGACAGGATTGCCGCCCCGCTGCCCGCCCAGCGGGTGCTCCTCCACCTGCTCCAGGCGGCGGCGTTCGCGCAGCAGCTCCTCATCCTCCACCTCCACTCCACCGACCACGCCGGCGTCGAGGGGCAGTACCACTGGCTCATGCAGATCGTCACGCTCGTGACGCTGATCGCCACCATCTCCGTCGCCGGAAACCCCGCGAGCTTCCTGAGCTCGTTCGTGAGAGGGTTTTCTGTGATTTTTCAAGGGATTTGGCTGGTGGTCATGGGGTTTATGCTGTGGACGCCGGAGTGGATGCCGGAGGGCTGCTTCTTGAAGGCGGAGGCGGTGCTGTGCCACGGCGATCGGGCTCTGCGGCGGGCTAAGGCGTTGGTGAATCTGCAGTTTGGATTGTATCTGATAGCTTTAACGGTGTGTGCGATGGTGTTTTACTTGGTTGTGATAAAGTTTTACCCTCAAGAAAAAGCTGAGTATCGCTCGTTGATGACCAAGTTTGACGACGAAGAGGAGGGAGATTAAGGTCTTGCAAATTAAATGAAACTTATGAATCATgttaaagaaaagaagaaaaaaaaaagaaaagaaagagaatttgtGGGAAGAATTGGTATAGGTATAATACTCGATCGACATGTACAGAATGTGTTGTTGGTGTGGGTCCTTTGAAAAGGAGAAGTGGTGGAGTTTTAATCTTAGACctaaatctttatatatatattaaagactGCACTGTTTAGATATGCGTTTGAGAAAGTGGTGGAGTTTTAACCTTAAACCTAAATCTTTACATATACTGTTTAGATATGCGTCTTGGATCCCATAAAAAAGACATGCAACTGTTTGTAAAACATGCCTAAAatcaaaattcgaataaaatTGGTAAATGTTTTAGAATTTTAACCCTTAATTTGGGATTGAGATTCATGATCACTGTACCATACTTGATATATATCCTGCTTTGTGTTTGTGTGAAGTTTGTTTTACTAAAGATAATTAAGAAACGATATGAAATTGGAAAACATACTAAAATGACAAAAGGGGTATGAAATTGGAGGATAGATAGAGTAATAGgtttataaattcaaagttatgaTATACTACaacttttttaaaattttaatacttgaaataaaaatttattaaatattatttttacaaaaaaatattattaaaataatagatataattgGAACATATTAGTACACACGAAATTGTGGGACACCAAATGTCATCACATTTATTTGATCCTTCGACTGCCGATGTAGAGCTTCATCCAATAAACTTAACTAAATCGCGCATGTATAAAAATTAGGTTTGCAACTATACGAGCTACATAACTCAGTGCTATCAAGCATTACTTTGTAGTTGGAAATATTTGTATAGAAGAGAAAAGACGACTGCCTAATctcctttttatttttgcttcTTGGGCAAATTATAACTACTACAGAACTACTtttataatgaattaattattaatgtCACTCACTTGCCGTGGACTCCAACGCATGATCAGTTTGTTGTATACAAGATTACTTATCAAGTTATCTGAATATCTGTGTTGCACAAATTTAGACATGTTACATGAAATGCTGATTAGccaatatttcaaaatttaatgttgGATTGACACTATATAAAAAAAGTGACTGTTTCAAcgttaaattattaattaggaaaaaaaaatatgtgcaCACTTAATTGGACATTTTTGTcaatttgtatatttttattaattgaggaattaatttaattttatttgaatttacaATTTACCTTATTATCCATGATAATTATTAAGGAAATGATTTCTTGTAATCTTTCcttaaaattcaaaatcttaTTTCCTTTCGCATAATCTTATTATCGGCCTCTCACCTCCACACAATGGTGAACTTCGACGACGGCTCTCGCAACCGCGCCCCCCTACGGTCACTGCCTCGTTGCTGGCATCGCCAAGTACGTCGTGGATCTCAAGGGCGTCATCTCCGTGGACGCGCTCGTTTCACAGGACAAGAAGGTGTCCACCTGCACCTCATTGCCGGCCGAATCTCGTTTTCAGGGCAGTGGTTTTCACCACGACGCATTGCTTCTTGCTCTTTGTTTGTTTTCTGTGCAGCTTCTCAGCTTGGAGTTTTGTCGAACACTTAGTGTGCGTTGCTTATTTTTTCTGCAGCTCCTTCATTTGTTTGGTCCGTTAGCCACAGAGAGCTTCACAGAGCTCTTTACCAACATAATTCTACTTAATtcaatttgattatatatatgattttcatatttcatttttttagtttagcaacctttcatcatattttacttttcctaagagctgtgagagacggaAGACAGAgtcagagcaagaactgaagattctcgattttactacggtttcattgttgaatgttttacagttttattgagatattgatttttagtcatatgtctatgtgtgtggctagaatcctttttcccagggtttagggagtagacatgatttgaatttctgactgtttgattcaattaattgagactgttattcctttttatgttcttgttttaattgtttggtttattgcttgatcaccaatttagcataatcataagtttaatttaatttgagatcgagagatgatgattattacatgaactaagaacatagaacacatttattttaattctaaagggaattgataattgtgaaggcattaatcctaggaacttttaggagttacatgttagaagtgtgatccagggatggtagccttgcatgtaatcaacggtttgtatgccacgggagtgggtatgaactagcttagagattgccttaggaatcatcttattaattgaattgaacatgttagttaggagaatctgttaaAACcttttgccttgggaaatcttctcttatccgtttctctgtttcgcagcttgatttattttgttacttgttctttatttatttatttagttttaaaaacataactcttaatttcgtttgtccagatagagtagaataatttaggataggaattggttaattcagtctctgcggaatacgaccttgcttgcaaTTGCACTCGTACACTTGCAGCGtttcaaataaaatagcgaatattaatttaaataaaatctacaAAGCCAATAGAATGGAGACAAGTGTCTCTTTCTCATTGATAGAATATAGAAGAGTGAGAGAGACCACCTGGTCTCAATTTTTCTTGTGATCGACCATGGCTTATTTCACCACCATGGCTTATTTCACccttttcatttttaaatattttttatttgttttagtgATGTGGCGTTCGACCATGGCAAAAAAATATTGCCCATAAAGATTGTCTAATAGACTAGACTATATATATAGACTATAAAAGTCTGAATTTATCTTACCAAGACCGAACTTGGAGTTGCCAATTAGATCGGCCCAACCCTGCCTAAGCTTGCGTTAGCCCGCCCCAATTTAGGACCAACCCAATCCAAACTCATGATTGAGCCGAGCCAAGTTTGGGATGAGTTTTTTTGGAAAGGGTAATTTTAAATACAATCTCTAATTTTTTTCACTATAAtc
This window encodes:
- the LOC130994304 gene encoding uncharacterized protein LOC130994304, which gives rise to MQGGTSGHVSLGFAFLIIGMWHLFNSIKHHSLHPKTFISLPWFPVPRFKYLEPITIILVTSVFIISELFAGGGRPATAPNNLRHLEHSIIAISFSLYAVFAVLFDRIAAPLPAQRVLLHLLQAAAFAQQLLILHLHSTDHAGVEGQYHWLMQIVTLVTLIATISVAGNPASFLSSFVRGFSVIFQGIWLVVMGFMLWTPEWMPEGCFLKAEAVLCHGDRALRRAKALVNLQFGLYLIALTVCAMVFYLVVIKFYPQEKAEYRSLMTKFDDEEEGD